In Uranotaenia lowii strain MFRU-FL chromosome 2, ASM2978415v1, whole genome shotgun sequence, one genomic interval encodes:
- the LOC129745035 gene encoding adult cuticle protein 1-like — protein sequence MKCIAAVVMMVLAVAATVEGTYYPLAYSAPLAYSVAPTVVQQNHGYGYPLAYSGYGYGGYAPISYAAQASVVPTAYAAYAAPAPVAVVAQREARYVAANRGAVHDAPLQGHAVSQQSLNLQPAPGTL from the exons ATGAAG TGCATCGCAGCTGTAGTCATGATGGTCCTGGCCGTGGCCGCCACCGTTGAGGGAACCTACTACCCGTTGGCTTACTCCGCTCCTCTGGCCTACAGCGTTGCTCCAACCGTTGTCCAGCAAAACCACGGATACGGATACCCATTGGCCTACTCCGGATACGGATATGGAGGATACGCCCCAATCTCTTACGCCGCCCAAGCTTCCGTTGTCCCAACCGCCTATGCCGCCTACGCTGCCCCAGCTCCAGTGGCCGTCGTTGCCCAACGGGAAGCTCGTTATGTGGCCGCCAACCGTGGAGCCGTCCATGATGCCCCCCTCCAGGGACATGCCGTCTCCCAGCAGTCCCTGAACCTGCAGCCCGCCCCAGGAACTCTGTAA
- the LOC129745038 gene encoding adult cuticle protein 1-like yields the protein MKCIAAVVMMVLAVAAVEGTYYPLAYSAPLAYSVAPTVVQQNHGYGYPLAYSGYGYGGYAPISYAAQASVVPTAYAAYAAPAPVAVVAQREARYVAANRGAVHDAPLQGHAVSQQSLNLQPAPGTL from the exons ATGAAG tGCATCGCAGCTGTAGTCATGATGGTCCTGGCCGTGGCCGCCGTTGAGGGAACCTACTACCCGTTGGCTTACTCCGCTCCTCTGGCCTACAGCGTTGCTCCAACCGTTGTCCAGCAAAACCACGGATACGGATACCCATTGGCCTACTCCGGATACGGATATGGAGGATACGCCCCAATCTCGTATGCTGCCCAGGCCTCCGTGGTCCCAACTGCCTATGCCGCCTACGCTGCCCCAGCTCCAGTGGCCGTCGTTGCCCAACGGGAAGCTCGTTATGTGGCCGCCAACCGTGGAGCCGTCCATGATGCCCCCCTCCAGGGACATGCCGTCTCCCAGCAGTCCCTGAACCTGCAGCCCGCCCCAGGAACTCTGTAA
- the LOC129745041 gene encoding uncharacterized protein LOC129745041: MKVFVAVFALVLAVAAEPSYIPTTSVVSHQFPVSTSVWPPYGVYGKGAAVLPSVVLDKYSGYPAVAGAYGNWGWPSIYGNQWGYSAPVLTTGTAKIVNNGLWNNYVYGGYGYGNGLAYKNNYLW; this comes from the exons ATGAAG GTATTCGTCGCTGTTTTCGCCTTGGTGTTGGCAGTAGCTGCTGAACCATCCTACATTCCGACGACTTCCGTTGTGTCCCATCAGTTTCCCGTGAGCACCTCAGTTTGGCCACCTTACGGAGTGTATGGAAAGGGCGCAGCAGTCCTTCCATCGGTCGTGCTGGACAAATACTCCGGATACCCTGCTGTGGCAGGAGCTTATGGAAACTGGGGATGGCCATCGATTTATGGTAACCAATGGGGTTATTCTGCTCCAGTTTTGACCACCGGAACcgccaaaattgtcaacaatGGCCTCTGGAACAACTATGTTTATGGAGGATATGGCTACGGAAATGGACTGGCCTACAAGAATAACTACTTGTGGTAA
- the LOC129741205 gene encoding uncharacterized protein LOC129741205 has protein sequence MKVIFTLIIVSLAVLSHASYLPSSSVWPYSNGDWNSWNSWNGWNGLNSWTGAHSGLIGGYPSSYYNNQWAFPSVYNGGLYGGHKTVVQTNVVNGGYPWGQPWGTYGVGVYGWGGYPHHGYAKAVVPVEKQVAATPGSVHVAPVPVGGVKVVGGH, from the exons ATGAAG GTGATTTTCACACTCATCATCGTCAGCTTGGCTGTTTTGAGTCATGCTTCTTACTTGCCATCATCATCGGTATGGCCTTACAGCAATGGCGATTGGAACTCCTGGAACTCCTGGAACGGCTGGAATGGCCTCAACTCCTGGACTGGTGCTCATTCGGGATTGATTGGAGGATACCCATCTTCTTACTACAACAACCAGTGGGCATTTCCTTCAGTGTATAACGGAGGATTGTACGGAGGTCACAAGACTGTGGTCCAGACCAACGTTGTCAATGGTGGATATCCATGGGGACAACCCTGGGGAACTTATGGTGTCGGTGTCTATGGATGGGGAGGTTATCCCCATCATGGATATGCAAAAGCCGTTGTTCCAGTTGAAAAACAGGTGGCCGCTACTCCAGGATCGGTTCATGTGGCACCTGTTCCAGTCGGTGGAGTGAAGGTTGTGGGTGGTCATTAA
- the LOC129745018 gene encoding uncharacterized protein LOC129745018: protein MKVIFALIVVSLTVLSHASYLPSSSVWPYSNGDWNSWNSWNSWNGLNSWTGAHSGLIGGYPSSYYYNQWASPSVYNGELYGGHKTVVQANVVNGGYPWGQPWGTYGAGVYGWGGYPHHGYAQTVVPVEKQVAATPGSVHVAPVPVDGVKVVAGH, encoded by the exons ATGAAG GTGATTTTCGCACTCATCGTCGTTAGCTTGACTGTTTTAAGTCATGCTTCTTACTTGCCATCATCATCGGTATGGCCTTACAGCAATGGCGATTGGAACTCCTGGAACTCCTGGAACAGCTGGAATGGCCTCAACTCCTGGACTGGTGCTCATTCGGGATTGATTGGAGGATACCCATCTTCTTACTACTACAACCAGTGGGCGTCTCCTTCAGTGTATAACGGAGAATTGTACGGAGGTCACAAGACTGTGGTTCAGGCCAACGTTGTCAATGGTGGATACCCATGGGGACAACCCTGGGGAACTTATGGTGCCGGTGTCTACGGATGGGGAGGTTATCCCCATCATGGATATGCACAGACCGTTGTTCCGGTGGAAAAACAGGTGGCGGCTACTCCAGGATCGGTTCATGTGGCACCTGTTCCCGTTGATGGAGTGAAGGTTGTGGCTGGCCATTAA
- the LOC129745042 gene encoding uncharacterized protein LOC129745042 has product MKVFVALFALVLAVAAEPSYLPTSVVSHQVPVSTSVWPPYGVYGKGAAVLPSVVLDKYSGYPAVAGAYGNWGWPSVYGNQWGYSAPVLTTGTAKIVNNGLWNNYAYGGYGYGNGLAYKNNYLW; this is encoded by the exons ATGAAG gtATTCGTCGCCCTTTTCGCCTTGGTGTTGGCAGTCGCTGCTGAACCCTCCTATCTGCCTACATCCGTTGTGTCCCATCAGGTTCCCGTGAGCACCTCAGTTTGGCCACCATACGGAGTGTATGGAAAGGGAGCGGCAGTCCTTCCATCGGTCGTGCTGGACAAGTACTCCGGATACCCGGCGGTGGCAGGAGCTTATGGAAACTGGGGATGGCCATCGGTTTACGGAAACCAGTGGGGTTATTCTGCTCCAGTTTTGACCACCGGAACCGCCAAGATTGTCAACAATGGCCTCTGGAACAACTATGCTTACGGAGGATATGGCTACGGAAATGGCCTGGCCTACAAGAACAACTACTTGTggtga
- the LOC129745022 gene encoding uncharacterized protein LOC129745022 produces the protein MKVIFALIVVSLAVLSHASYLPSTSVWPYNNGLNSWNTWNGWNGLNSWTGAHSGLIGGYPSSYYNNLWASPSVYNGGLYGSHKTVVQANVVNGEYPWGQPWGTYGAGVYGWGGYPHHGFAKAVVPVEKQVAATPGSVHVAPVPVDGVKVVAGY, from the exons ATGAAG GTGATTTTCGCACTCATCGTCGTCAGCTTAGCTGTTTTAAGTCATGCTTCTTACTTGCCATCAACTTCAGTTTGGCCCTACAATAACGGTTTAAATTCGTGGAACACCTGGAACGGTTGGAATGGCCTCAACTCCTGGACTGGTGCTCATTCGGGATTGATTGGAGGATACCCATCTTCTTACTACAACAACTTGTGGGCGTCTCCTTCAGTGTATAACGGAGGATTGTACGGAAGTCACAAGACTGTGGTTCAGGCCAACGTTGTCAATGGTGAATACCCATGGGGACAACCCTGGGGAACTTATGGTGCTGGTGTCTACGGATGGGGAGGTTATCCTCACCATGGATTTGCAAAAGCTGTTGTTCCAGTTGAAAAGCAGGTGGCGGCCACTCCAGGATCGGTTCATGTTGCCCCTGTTCCCGTTGATGGAGTGAAGGTTGTGGCCGGTTATTAA
- the LOC129741206 gene encoding uncharacterized protein LOC129741206 — protein sequence MKVFVALFALVLAVAAEPSYLPASVVSHQVPVSTSVWPPYGVYGKGAAVLPSVVLDKYSGYPAVAGAYGNWGWPSVYGNQWGYSAPVLTTGTAKIVNNGLWNNYAYGGYGYGNGLAYKNNYLW from the exons ATGAAG GTATTCGTCGCCCTTTTCGCCTTGGTATTGGCCGTTGCTGCTGAACCCTCCTATCTGCCTGCATCCGTTGTATCCCATCAGGTTCCTGTGAGCACCTCAGTTTGGCCGCCATACGGTGTATACGGAAAGGGCGCAGCAGTCCTTCCATCGGTCGTGCTGGACAAATACTCCGGGTATCCGGCAGTGGCAGGAGCTTACGGAAACTGGGGATGGCCATCGGTTTACGGAAACCAGTGGGGTTATTCTGCTCCAGTTTTGACCACCGGAACCGCCAAGATTGTCAACAATGGCCTCTGGAACAACTATGCTTACGGAGGATATGGCTACGGAAATGGCCTGGCCTACAAGAACAATTACTTGTggtga
- the LOC129745019 gene encoding pupal cuticle protein Edg-91-like produces MKVIFALIVVSLAVLSHASYLPSSSVWPYSNGDWNSWNSWNGWNGLNSWTGAHSGLIGGYPSSYYNNFWTSPSVYNGGLYGGHKTVVQANVVNGGYPWGQPWGTYGAGVYGWGGYPHHGFAKAVVPVEKQVAATPGSVHVAPVPVDGVKVVVGY; encoded by the exons ATGAAG GTGATTTTCGCACTCATCGTCGTCAGCTTGGCTGTTTTAAGTCATGCTTCTTACTTGCCATCATCATCAGTATGGCCTTACAGCAATGGCGATTGGAACTCCTGGAATTCCTGGAACGGCTGGAATGGCCTCAACTCCTGGACTGGTGCCCATTCGGGATTGATTGGAGGATACCCATCTTCTTACTACAACAACTTCTGGACGTCTCCTTCGGTGTATAACGGAGGATTGTACGGAGGTCACAAGACTGTGGTTCAGGCCAACGTTGTCAATGGTGGATATCCATGGGGACAACCCTGGGGAACTTATGGTGCCGGTGTCTATGGATGGGGAGGTTATCCTCACCATGGATTTGCAAAAGCTGTTGTTCCAGTTGAAAAGCAGGTGGCGGCCACTCCAGGATCGGTTCATGTTGCCCCTGTTCCCGTTGATGGAGTGAAGGTTGTGGTCGGTTATTAA
- the LOC129745012 gene encoding cuticle protein 16.5-like yields the protein MKCIAAVVMTLAVVAQGGVVPVAYSAPHATVVQQNVPATKYVVSAPVTTYAAAPAIATTYAAAPVATYAATQYAYNTAPVAYAAAPAAVATYAAPHTTYVQQNVAPRYVAAPVAYTAAVAPAAAVTYSADSEVVEASSVVAAAPAAVVAAAPAVAIAHQPAVAVVAQQEARYVAANRGAVHEAPLAGHAVSQQSLNLEPAAGTL from the exons ATGAAG TGCATCGCAGCTGTAGTCATGACCCTGGCCGTCGTTGCCCAGGGAGGTGTCGTCCCCGTTGCTTACTCCGCCCCTCACGCCACTGTTGTCCAGCAGAATGTGCCCGCCACTAAGTACGTCGTGTCGGCTCCAGTGACCACTTACGCCGCTGCCCCAGCCATTGCCACGACCTACGCCGCTGCCCCAGTTGCCACTTATGCCGCCACTCAGTACGCCTACAACACCGCCCCAGTTGCCTATGCCGCTGCTCCAGCCGCCGTTGCCACTTATGCTGCCCCACACACCACCTATGTCCAGCAGAATGTTGCCCCTCGGTATGTTGCCGCCCCAGTGGCCTACACCGCCGCTGTTGCTCCAGCCGCCGCCGTGACCTACTCTGCCGATTCCGAGGTCGTTGAGGCCAGCTCCGTTGTGGCCGCCGCTCCAGCCGCCGTTGTTGCTGCTGCCCCAGCCGTCGCCATTGCTCATCAGCCAGCCGTCGCCGTCGTTGCCCAACAGGAAGCTCGTTATGTGGCCGCCAACCGTGGAGCCGTCCATGAGGCCCCTCTCGCTGGACATGCCGTCTCCCAGCAGTCGCTGAACCTGGAACCAGCTGCGGGAACCCTGTAA